Genomic DNA from Klebsiella variicola:
CGCTATCGCAAGTCCGCGGTGCGTCGCAATAGCCTGATGATCACCCTCTCTCAGTCGGGTGAAACCGCCGATACCCTGGCGGCGCTGCGTCTGTCGAAAGAGCTGGGCTATCTCGGCTCGCTGGCTATCTGCAATGTACCGGGCTCGTCACTGGTGCGTGAGTCCGATCTGGCGCTGATGACCAAAGCCGGAACGGAAATCGGCGTGGCCTCGACCAAAGCCTTTACCACTCAGCTAACCGTGCTGTTGATGCTGGTGGCGAAGCTGGCGCGACTGAAAGGTCAGGATGCGTCTATCGAGCATGATATCGTGCACGGCCTTCAGGCCCTGCCGAACCGTATCGAGCAGATGCTCTCCCAGGACAAGCGTATTGAGCAGCTGGCGGAGCGTTTCTCTGATAAGCACCATGCGCTGTTCCTTGGCCGCGGCGATCAGTACCCGATCGCCATGGAAGGGGCGCTGAAGCTGAAAGAGATCTCCTACATTCACGCGGAAGCCTATGCGGCGGGCGAGCTTAAGCACGGCCCGCTGGCGCTGATTGATGCGGAAATGCCGGTGATTGTGGTGGCGCCGAACAACGAGCTGCTGGAAAAACTGAAATCCAACATCGAAGAGGTTCGTGCCCGCGGCGGTGAGCTGTATGTCTTCGCCGACGGTGAAGCCGGCTTCAACGGTAGCGACAACATGCACATCATCGAGATGCCGCATGTCGAAGAGACGATCGCCCCTATCTTCTATACGGTACCGCTGCAGCTGTTGGCTTATCACGTCGCGCTGATCAAAGGCACTGACGTTGACCAGCCGCGTAACCTGGCGAAATCGGTAACGGTTGAGTAAAACCATCATTACTTGCAAAGGGCTGCCGGCGGCGGCCCTTTTTATTTTCACCTGCTGTTTATTACCGAACTTGCGCGAAATATTTTGGCTGGCGGTAGGTGACAAACGAACGTTTTGCGGTCCGATTTCGCTGTCATAAAAAGAAAATTATTCTGTCATTGCACGGTCATGATTACAGATAACTATCTGAGTTATATATTTATTATTTGCTGTAAAATCCCTTCTTTCGGCCTGTCATAAAACTGTCATAATTCGTACATTTTACTGTCACCTCTTTGACCTATTTTGCTCACCATAGCCTCGAAACAATGATTTACGAATCCCAGCAGGAGACATTATGAACGTTATGCGTACCACCGTCGCAACAGTTGTCGCCGCGACCTTATCGATGAGCGCTTTCTCTGCCTTCGCAGCAGCAAGCCTGACTGGCGCAGGCGCAACTTTCCCTGCGCCGGTGTATGCCAAATGGGCTGACACCTATCAGAAAGAAACCGGCAATAAAGTGAACTACCAGGGTATTGGTTCCTCTGGTGGCGTTAAGCAGATTATTGCCAACACCGTTGATTTCGGTGCTTCTGATGCTCCGCTGGCTGATGACAAACTGACCCAGGAAGGTCTGTTCCAGTTCCCGACCGTGATTGGCGGCGTGGTACTGGCGGTTAACCTGCCTGGCGTGAAATCCGGCGAACTGGTGCTGGATGGCAAAACCCTCGGTGATATCTACCTGGGTAAAATTAAAAAATGGGATGACGCAGCGATCGCTAAACTCAACCCGGGCCTGAAGCTGCCGTCGCAGAACATCGCCGTGGTCCGCCGCGCCGATGGTTCCGGTACCTCCTTCGTCTTCACCAGCTACCTGTCCAAAGTGAATGAAGAGTGGAAATCGAAAATCGGCGCCGGCTCTACCGTTAACTGGCCAACCGGCCTGGGCGGTAAAGGCAACGACGGTATCGCCGCCTTTGTTCAGCGTCTGCCGGGCTCGATTGGTTACGTTGAATACGCTTACGCCAAGCAAAACAACCTCGCGTATACCAAGCTGGTCTCTGCCGACGGCAAGCCGGTTAGCCCGACTGAAGACAACTTCGCTAACGCCGCAAAAGGCGTTGACTGGAGCAAGTCTTTCGCTCAGGACCTGACCAACCAGAAAGGCGAAAATGCATGGCCGATCACCTCAACCACCTTCATCCTGGTGCATAAGGCGACCAACAAGCCGGAACAGACCGCTGAAGTGCTGAAGTTCTTCGACTGGGCGTATAAAAACGGCGGGAAAGAAGCGAATGCGCTGGATTACGCGACGCTGCCGGAAAGCGTGGTAGAGCAGGTTCGCGCGGCATGGAAAACCAACGTCAAAGACAGCAGCGGTAAAGCGCTGTACTAACAGTAGATTTTTGACGAAGATGGCGGGGGCGTTCAGGCGCTGCCCGCCCTACGGTTCAGACTGTAGGCCCGGGAGCGAACGCCACCGGGCATTTATTCGAACAAGTTTTAATACGTAAAGAGTAATCTATGGCTGCAACCAAGCCTGCATTTACCCCTCCGGGGAAAAAGGGTGACATGATTTTCAGTGCGCTGGTAAAACTGGCTGCGCTGATTGTGCTATTGATGCTGGGCGGCATCATCGTTTCCCTGATCATCTCTTCCTGGCCGAGCATTCAAAAGTTTGGCTTTGCTTTTTTGTGGACCAAAGAGTGGGATGCGCCCAACGAAATCTTCGGCGCGCTGGTACCGATTTACGGAACCCTGGTGACCTCCTTTATCGCGCTGCTGATCGCCGTCCCAGTGAGCTTTGGCATCGCGCTGTTTCTGACCGAACTGTCCCCCGCCTGGCTCAAGCGTCCGCTGGGCATTGCGATTGAGCTGCTGGCGGCAATCCCGAGTATCGTGTACGGCATGTGGGGCCTGTTTATTTTCGCCCCGCTGTTTGCGACTTACTTCCAGGAGCCGGTCGGTAACGTCCTGTCGACCATCCCGTTCGTCGGCGCGCTGTTTGCCGGCCCGGCGTTTGGTATCGGTATTCTCGCCGCTGGCGTCATTCTGGCCATCATGATCATCCCTTATATCGCCGCGGTCATGCGTGATGTTTTCGAACAGACGCCGGTGATGATGAAAGAGTCGGCCTATGGCATCGGCTGCACCACCTGGGAGGTGATCTGGCGCATTGTCTTACCGTTCACCAAGAATGGGGTGATCGGCGGGGTGATGCTCGGTCTGGGCCGCGCGCTGGGTGAAACCATGGCGGTAACTTTTATTATCGGCAACACCTACCAGCTCGACAGCATCTCGTTGTATATGCCAGGGAATAGTATTACCTCCGCGCTGGCTAATGAGTTCGCCGAAGCGGAAACCGGCCTGCACGTGGCGGCGCTGATGGAGCTGGGCCTGATCCTGTTCGTTATCACCTTTATCGTTCTGGCCGCGTCTAAGTTCATGATTATGCGCCTCGCGAAGAATGAGGGGGCACGCTAATGGCGACCATTGAATTGCAAACCTCTACCGAGCTGGCGGAGTCCCGTCGCAAGATGCAGGCCAAACGTCGTATGAAGAACCGTATCGCTCTGGCGCTGTCGATGGCGACCATGGCGTTTGGTTTGTTCTGGCTTATCTGGATCCTGATGGCGACGATAACCCGCGGTTTCGATGGCATGAGTCTGGCGCTCTTCACCGAAATGACGCCGCCGCCGAATACGGCGGGCGGTGGCCTGGCTAACGCCCTCGCCGGCAGCGGCCTGCTGATCCTGTGGGCAACCGTCTTTGGTACGCCGCTGGGTATCCTTGCCGGAATTTATCTGGCGGAGTATGGCCGCAAATCGGTGCTGGCGGAAATCATCCGTTTTATCAACGATATTCTGCTTTCCGCGCCGTCTATCGTGGTCGGCCTGTTTGTCTACACCATCGTGGTGGCGCAGATGCAGCACTTCTCGGGCTGGGCGGGCGTTATCGCACTGGCGCTGCTGCAGGTGCCTATCGTTATTCGTACCACCGAAAACATGCTGAAGCTGGTGCCGGATAGCCTGCGTGAAGCGGCCTATGCGCTGGGGACGCCGAAGTGGAAGATGATCTCGGCGATCACCCTGAAAGCGTCCGTCTCAGGGATTATGACCGGGATCCTGCTGGCTATCGCCCGTATCGCCGGGGAAACGGCGCCGCTGCTGTTCACTGCGCTGTCCAACCAGTTCTGGAGCACCGACATGATGCAGCCGATTGCTAACCTGCCGGTGACCATTTTCAAATTTGCCATGAGTCCGTTTGCGGAGTGGCAGCAACTGGCATGGGCCGGGGTATTGATTATCACCCTGTGCGTCTTGCTGCTGAACATCCTGGCGCGCGTTATCTTCGCCAAGAAGAAACACGGTTAATTTTTTGCGGCGCAGCGACTGCTGCGCTGAATGAGGAAGAGATAGAGATGAGTATGGTGAATACAGCTCCGGGTAAGATTTCAGTTCGTAACCTGAACTTCTACTACGGCAAATTCCATGCCCTGAAGAACATCAACCTGGATATCACCAAAAACCAGGTGACGGCGTTTATCGGTCCGTCAGGCTGTGGTAAATCCACCCTGCTGCGCACGTTCAACAAAATGTTCGAACTGTATCCGGAGCAGCGTGCGGAAGGCGAGATCCTGCTGGATGGCGACAACATTCTGACCAACACCCAGGATATCGCCCTGCTGCGCGCTAAGGTTGGCATGGTGTTCCAGAAACCAACGCCGTTCCCGATGTCCATTTATGACAATATCGCCTTCGGCGTGCGCCTGTTTGAAAAGCTGTCCCGTGCCGATATGGACGAGCGCGTGCAGTGGGCGCTGACCAAAGCCGCATTATGGAACGAAACCAAAGATAAACTGCACCAGAGCGGGTATTCTCTCTCCGGGGGTCAGCAGCAGCGTCTGTGTATTGCCCGCGGTATCGCGATCCGTCCGGAAGTCCTGCTGCTTGATGAGCCGTGCTCCGCGCTGGACCCGATCTCCACCGGGCGTATCGAAGAGCTGATCACCGAGCTGAAACAGGACTACACCGTCGTTATCGTGACTCACAACATGCAGCAGGCTGCGCGTTGCTCCGACCATACGGCATTTATGTATCTTGGCGAGCTGATTGAATTCAGCAACACGGACGACTTGTTTACCAAGCCCGCGAAGAAACAAACTGAAGATTATATTACTGGCCGCTACGGTTGATTTGCCCTTGTGCTTTCAGGCTCTCACCAGTTGGGCAATCAGGAGACACCATGGACAACCTAAATCTTAACAAACATATTTCCGGCCAGTTCAACGCTGAACTGGAGTATATCCGCACCCAGGTGATGACCATGGGTGGGCTGGTGGAGCAACAGCTTTCTGATGCGATCACCGCCATGCATAACCAGGACAGCGATCTGGCGAAACGCGTCATCGACGGCGACAAGCAGGTCAACATGATGGAAGTGGCGATCGACGAGGCCTGCGTGCGCATCATCGCCAAGCGCCAGCCGACCGCCAGCGACCTGCGCCTGGTGATGGCGATCATCAAGACTATCGCTGAGCTGGAACGCATCGGCGACGTGGCGGATAAAATCTGCCGCACCGCGCTGGAGAAGTTTTCCCAGCAGCACCAGCCGCTGCTGGTGAGCCTCGAATCGCTGGGCCGTCACACGGTGCAGATGCTGCATGACGTACTGGATGCGTTTGCGCGTATGGATCTCGACGAAGCGGTACGTATCTATCGCGAAGATAAGAAAGTCGACCAGGAGTATGAAGGCATTGTGCGCCAGCTGATGACCTACATGATGGAAGACTCGCGCACTATCCCCAGCGTCCTGACCGCGCTGTTCTGCGCGCGCTCCATCGAGCGTATTGGCGACCGCTGCCAGAATATCTGCGAATATATTTTCTACTTCGTCAAAGGTCAGGATTTCCGTCACGTTGGCGGCGATGAGCTGGATAAACTGCTCGCCGGCAAAGATCCGAAAGAGTAATAATCATTCTGTCTAATTCTGGTAAATGGCTTTATCAGAATTAGATATGATTTACCCCGCGGCAGCGAGATTGCTGAGATTATCGTCACAATTAACAATCTGCCCGTTTGAGTTATTCATTTTATCGCGTAACAATCAACGCCCACTCCTGAGCTTAAACGCTCAGGGTGGTTTAAACGGATTGTGACTGCGACAGCAGGCAAAACCTGATATTGCCCCTACGGCGGCGGTATCAGGTTTTTTTGTTTTATGCGGGCCAATAATGGCTGAATGAGGGTTGCTACCGCGATGTGCGGGCAAAACCTGAAGAGGATTATCTGTTAAGGCAGATGGTCTTCTTCAGGTTTTTTTTTGCTTTTGTCTAACTGCAAAAATAACAGCCGCCGCGACCTCAAACGGTATGGATAGGGCTATTAGAACCTGCGCGGGATGGTTGTTGCTGTCGTGTTTTATTTACGCCAATGCTTATATAAAGGAATATTATGATGAGAAAAAACAGGATCGCTTCGGCGATAGTCTTGCTGGCGCCTCTTTGTTATTCCACCACTCTGATAGCAAGCCCGTTGACGGTGGAGCAACGACTTGAGCTGCTGGAGAAAGCGCTCAAAGACACGCAAAAAGAGCTCAAAAAATATCAGGACCAGGAGAGAAAAAGAGACCAGATTTGGGCCTCATGGTCTCCGCCTGCGGAAGGTCAGAAGCGCAAGACCGGGGTGGCGGCCGCCGGTCCGAAAACGGCGGTTAAACCGGATGCGGTGCTGGTTAAAAATCAACAACCTGCCACGGATGGCGCGCCAGCCTACAGCGCGATGACGCTGAAAGATTTTAGCACGTTCGTGAAAGATGAAATTGGCTTCAGCTATAACGGCTACTTCCGTTCCGGCTGGGGCACCGCCTCGCACGGCTCGCCAAAATCGTGGGCGATCGGTTCGCTTGGCCGCCTGGGCAATGAATATTCCGGCTGGTTCGATCTGCAGCTGAAGCAGCGGGTGTTTCAGGAAGGTGATAAACGCGTTGATGCCATCGTGATGCTCGACGGGAACGTCGGCCAGCAGTACTCCTCAGGCTGGTTTGGTGACAATGCCGGCGGCGAAAACTACATCCAGTTCTCGGATATGTACGTTAACACCAAAGGGTTCCTGCCGTTTGCCCCGGAAGCCGATTTCTTGGTCGGCAAACACGGGGCGCCAAAAATCGAAATCCAGATGCTGGACTGGAAAACGCAGAGAACCGATGCGGCGGCCGGCGTGGGGCTGGAAAACTGGCAGGTGGGCGCCGGGAAATTCGATATCGCATTGGTCCGCGAAGATGTCGATGATTACGATCGTTCTTTGAGCAATAAGCAGCAAATTAACACCAATACTCTGGACGTTCGCTACAAAGAGATTCCGCTGTGGGA
This window encodes:
- the phoU gene encoding phosphate signaling complex protein PhoU, with product MDNLNLNKHISGQFNAELEYIRTQVMTMGGLVEQQLSDAITAMHNQDSDLAKRVIDGDKQVNMMEVAIDEACVRIIAKRQPTASDLRLVMAIIKTIAELERIGDVADKICRTALEKFSQQHQPLLVSLESLGRHTVQMLHDVLDAFARMDLDEAVRIYREDKKVDQEYEGIVRQLMTYMMEDSRTIPSVLTALFCARSIERIGDRCQNICEYIFYFVKGQDFRHVGGDELDKLLAGKDPKE
- a CDS encoding carbohydrate porin — encoded protein: MMRKNRIASAIVLLAPLCYSTTLIASPLTVEQRLELLEKALKDTQKELKKYQDQERKRDQIWASWSPPAEGQKRKTGVAAAGPKTAVKPDAVLVKNQQPATDGAPAYSAMTLKDFSTFVKDEIGFSYNGYFRSGWGTASHGSPKSWAIGSLGRLGNEYSGWFDLQLKQRVFQEGDKRVDAIVMLDGNVGQQYSSGWFGDNAGGENYIQFSDMYVNTKGFLPFAPEADFLVGKHGAPKIEIQMLDWKTQRTDAAAGVGLENWQVGAGKFDIALVREDVDDYDRSLSNKQQINTNTLDVRYKEIPLWDKASLMVSGRYVAANQSSSEKYKEGNEGYYPWKDTWMAGTSLTQKWANGGFNEFSFLLANNSIASSFSRYAGSSPYTTFNGRYYGDHTNGTAVRLTSQGETYLRDDVIMANAIVYSFGNDVYSYETGAHSDFESIRTVLRPAYIWDKYNQTGVELGYFKQQNKDVTGKKYNESGYKTTLFHTFKVNTSMLTSRPEIRFYATYIKAKDIDLDKAANNTTSIFEDGKNDQFAVGAQAEIWW
- the pstA gene encoding phosphate ABC transporter permease PstA produces the protein MATIELQTSTELAESRRKMQAKRRMKNRIALALSMATMAFGLFWLIWILMATITRGFDGMSLALFTEMTPPPNTAGGGLANALAGSGLLILWATVFGTPLGILAGIYLAEYGRKSVLAEIIRFINDILLSAPSIVVGLFVYTIVVAQMQHFSGWAGVIALALLQVPIVIRTTENMLKLVPDSLREAAYALGTPKWKMISAITLKASVSGIMTGILLAIARIAGETAPLLFTALSNQFWSTDMMQPIANLPVTIFKFAMSPFAEWQQLAWAGVLIITLCVLLLNILARVIFAKKKHG
- the pstB gene encoding phosphate ABC transporter ATP-binding protein PstB; the encoded protein is MSMVNTAPGKISVRNLNFYYGKFHALKNINLDITKNQVTAFIGPSGCGKSTLLRTFNKMFELYPEQRAEGEILLDGDNILTNTQDIALLRAKVGMVFQKPTPFPMSIYDNIAFGVRLFEKLSRADMDERVQWALTKAALWNETKDKLHQSGYSLSGGQQQRLCIARGIAIRPEVLLLDEPCSALDPISTGRIEELITELKQDYTVVIVTHNMQQAARCSDHTAFMYLGELIEFSNTDDLFTKPAKKQTEDYITGRYG
- the pstC gene encoding phosphate ABC transporter permease PstC, translated to MAATKPAFTPPGKKGDMIFSALVKLAALIVLLMLGGIIVSLIISSWPSIQKFGFAFLWTKEWDAPNEIFGALVPIYGTLVTSFIALLIAVPVSFGIALFLTELSPAWLKRPLGIAIELLAAIPSIVYGMWGLFIFAPLFATYFQEPVGNVLSTIPFVGALFAGPAFGIGILAAGVILAIMIIPYIAAVMRDVFEQTPVMMKESAYGIGCTTWEVIWRIVLPFTKNGVIGGVMLGLGRALGETMAVTFIIGNTYQLDSISLYMPGNSITSALANEFAEAETGLHVAALMELGLILFVITFIVLAASKFMIMRLAKNEGAR
- the pstS gene encoding phosphate ABC transporter substrate-binding protein PstS, whose protein sequence is MNVMRTTVATVVAATLSMSAFSAFAAASLTGAGATFPAPVYAKWADTYQKETGNKVNYQGIGSSGGVKQIIANTVDFGASDAPLADDKLTQEGLFQFPTVIGGVVLAVNLPGVKSGELVLDGKTLGDIYLGKIKKWDDAAIAKLNPGLKLPSQNIAVVRRADGSGTSFVFTSYLSKVNEEWKSKIGAGSTVNWPTGLGGKGNDGIAAFVQRLPGSIGYVEYAYAKQNNLAYTKLVSADGKPVSPTEDNFANAAKGVDWSKSFAQDLTNQKGENAWPITSTTFILVHKATNKPEQTAEVLKFFDWAYKNGGKEANALDYATLPESVVEQVRAAWKTNVKDSSGKALY